The stretch of DNA ctgtttctttttttttcttttacatttcccTCCTGCGAGTGGCACAGGCAGCCGGCAGGATGTGGGAACTCCGGGCCGCTGCCACGCTCCCTGTAACAGAGCCGGAAAAGGATTCCCGCAGGATTCCTGAGGAAAGGACACTGGGAACTACTGTACATCCATCCCCGGAATTCAGCTCCAAATTACTGCACATTCACCCTCCGGAATTCATCGAGTCTTATCTCCCGATCCCATTCCTCACTCGTGTCATGACTCACGTGAAGGGAATTCGATTATCTCCGTCGCAAACCATTACCAGAAACTTTTCTTCACTTGTACGCAAGTTTCACCGGCGTAGCCTGCTGACAGGGCTTAGGGCGCCCCCTTGTGGAGGCGAGGGGAGAATCACTTTCCCCGCTCCCAGTCAGGCAGGAACGGGACGAGCAGATCCTCCGCTCTCCGTGGGCGTGAAGTGTCATCTCTGTACAATGGAGGCCCTCTGCGTCCAGGGCTCAAAGGAAGCCTCGGGTCGTCACATGCCGGGGTAAACTAATAGTGGGTTCATTGAGAGCGCCGAaaagagtccccccccccccgccccctgcagCTGTCCCACAACCCCCGAGCCAACGACCTGTACGGTCCTGTGAGCACAAACGCTCACAAGACCGACGCCGGTCTGCTCGAGCGGAACTACACCGAGTCCGCAAAGGGAAGAGAACACTGACCGCACCTTTACCACTGAAGCCACGCGAGAGAAGAGATGGAAGTGCCGGAGGATCGATGCGTTTCCCAAAGCAATCGGTAGACATAGGAAGAGTTTAGGGTGGTtagagtgcaaaaaaaaaaaaaaagctctttaGTCCGTTTTAGCGTTTTAATCCCTGCTTTAAAGAGGGTGTCTAGTCACAAAACTCCACCCGCAATGTCTGAGGGTTgaactccagtccaggagggccgcagtgtctgcgggtttaactccagtcctggagggctgcagtatctgcaggtttaactccagtcctggagggctgcagtggcAATGTAACTGAATttcatgttacatttttttatacatacatttcACTTTCACAAGAGCAACTCaactcaaatatttaaaaaatgtaagcaaTGTTCCAGTTTTTATAACATAATTCCGGTTTGGTGTTGCACTTACTGGAACAATGCAGTTACTGTTCAGATCTATTGCGATCCTAGCGTTAGAAAGAAGCCAGTTACATCAGTTTCCAATAACAATATCATccgaaaaaaaactaaaaacagcaacttatttttgctttttccacatttattttgttatcttagaaatggaaataaaatatatatacatcttTTCAACACCCTTGTGAATCTtttgaacacactcacacacacacccccacccacccagacacacacacacacacacacacacacacacacacaacccctgtTCCAGACACAGGCCCTTAAGGTGccaaaaacacaacagaaataACACGGgaccacacacctacacccctccccctccctgtgcaATGTGGGCAATCCTTCTCTTCATGAAAGGAACCAGTGATACACAATCATGCAGAATCGGGGACTGCAGTCTCTGCGACGAATGAGAAAAAGCTGCACTTTTTTTAATTAcggttttcaaaatgaaagacgAAGCGCGTTGCGGTTTAACTGAATCCAGAGCTAAACCTGTCCTCGCTACGAACCGAAACGCACAGCTTCCAATTACGCCGAAACAAAAACAGTAACGTTATTTTAGTCAGaggagaaacagaaaatgatggcaccgtggtaaaaaataaaaaataagaaatgttccacacacacaggattgGTATTAGGAAAGCGGGGAGAATTTCCAGGAAAAAAATAACGAGGATGGTTTTTTTACGTTAATCCTACGGATGTGTGAACGTATCTGCCAATGAAACCGCTGTCGCCTCTGAAGACTCGGAACCGGTCCGCTCCAGCCTTAAAGCAGGGAGCGACAGAGAAACGTTTCGGATAGCTCAGTGGCGCGGCGATATTTTTGTCTGCGGGTGAGGAAGCTGGGAATCGGTCTGTCCGTCCGGGTGTCAGTTTAGCCGTGTGCCTCTCCGGTGGCGCTTCGTGGAGGCTGTGAGGTAGCGCCCGGTTCTCAGCTGTGGCCGACGGTCTGGCTCCTGCCCCTACGACGCTTTTCCCAGCTCGATCTTCTTCTGGATGGCGCGCGCCGAGTGGTATATCAGCGAGTCGATCAGCCCGGCCACTGCGGTGAGCAGAGacgcgtcagagaggggagacatCACTGCGTTCTGGACCATTCTCATCCACTCACTTTAACCTTCATATAATGTTTGAGCCAGATTCAGTGTTttacatctcttaaaaaccagttaacatttttttaaatattgttactGTATGCCTTTTCTCATTTGGTGAGATGAAACATTCTCtaacataaatataatatactgtagtaCATGAACTTTAAAGATATATTTATCTATACTTTCCCATATATTGTGAAGTCTTACAGTACAATATCTTGATGATATACTTTGTTTCAGCATATTATGTTCCACATCTGTAGGTTCAGTGACTACAGGCACTGTGGAATGCATTTAGAAGCTGTATTCTTGGAGATGCTTGGAGAAGCTGTATTCAACTCATTCTTCCGTCACTCCGTTGAATATGTACATAGAGCATTGTGTCAGGAAATTACAAACCTGTGAAAACTCCCCCTATGATGGCACACACTCCTGTGAGGAAATGGGTGAAGGACCTAAGAAAGAGACAAcaagaatcacacacacacatctcaccaGACACACCCGAAAGAATCACACATATCTATCACCAGCCAAACCCTAAAGAGTTACACTTCTCTCAAAAGACAAACCCTAAAGAGTTATACTTCTCTCAAAAGACAAACCCTAAAGAGTTACACTTCTCTCAAAAGACAAACCCTAAAGAGTTACACACTTCTCTCAAAAGACAAACCCTAAAGAGTTACACACTTCTCTCAAAAGACAAACCCTTCTCTcaaaagacaaacacagacatctcTCAGTAGACAAATCTGAGGGACAGAGGAAGCGTACCTGTTTTTCTCTGTGAACTTCACCATCATGGGGGAGAGCTCATACAGCACGAACACTCCTGGCAATCCCTGGTCCCCAATCAAGCCATTAGCCACTTTCTCGTGTCGAGTTACAGAGAACTGATTGGTTTTGACCACCTGTCAATCATAAACAGTAGATTAGACAAGAGGAGATGCTCCCAAAGTCAGGAAGGTAGAGACAGACACAAGGCCAAAGGGGTTAGGAATTCATTACAGAAAATGTCAACCTCTCAACCACAATCACACAATTTGTTACCTCAAAAAATGATGTACGCTTAATGAGTAAAAGTGTTCTGAACTAGCCGCTTGAGCTCAAAGAGGTGAAATACAATAccacaaatacaatttaatcaCATTAATATCGAAAACTTTTAATTATAAATGTGTGAGAGCAATTCTCAGTGAGAAAACGTGAAACGTGAAATAATTACGCATTACCTTTGGATTCTACTCACCTCTCCATCTCCTTTCACGTAGATGGTTGGTACAATCTTCACAAAATACTGGTACATCATGGAAGCTAAAATAAGACAGAGTTCAATTAAATTAAGGTGTCTGAGAATGCCACAGCCAGGTCAGCCAGGTCCAGCTGCAAGCCCAAGAGAGTTTGTCCCTGGGAACTTGTTAGCCAGTTTACAGTAAATAGTGGGGGAAAAGGTGATGACATTAACTAAATATATTGGCAATTAAGTCAAACAAGAGaacattatatacattttaaaaaatgtgatgcATGTACTTTCATCAGATTTTTGACTGCCTAGATATTACCAATTAATCGTTAACAAAGTATTCCTCATCCACTATTATCAAAATAGCAACTACAACAAAACAGCATAATGTCAATGATGTAGCTGCGGACAGTGAGTTGCCAAGGTGCTGCTAGCATTGAACTGTATAGTAACAGTTCAATGGCTGCTCGTCACAATATCTCCACGGCTGAATTTGCAGCTTTGCACCAAGAGAGGGCGCTCCAAGAAAACCTCTCTATTGGTCATGGCACCCCAATCACGTGACAGTGGTGTATATCAGCACTACCAGTACCACTTCCTTTCACGACATGGTGTCCTGCTGAACTGAGTGTTCGTCTTGTTAGCTAACTAGTGTGTAAACAGTCCTGCCTAAATAAGTTTTGCGTCGACGGGAACGGGAGTAATCTCTAAAATTTAGAAATACAAGGTAAGACTGAGCTACTAATAGTGGGTTCAGAATAATCGAAAGCGGATCCGTAGCTGGAGATACTGTTTTCAAGGCCAGAGCGAGGTGACATCGCTGCTAGTCGTTAGCAAGCTAATTGCTACTAACATCTATGAGTATACACCAAAcgagtaaataaaaaataaaagaacccTACGCGCGTACACTTCACATATTACAGAAAGGCgtgcagtttaaaaaatgtagaaTGCTTAACGTAATCGAGGCTGACATGGCTACTTGGCTGTAACATTTCTTCTGCACGCTAGTCCGTGTACCAAGGTGGTGTTATTAACTTTATAAGTTGGCTTTATAACTAATAAGGGGTCGTAATTAGTTGTCATCTCCGTGTCATTACCATATCTGGCGAATGTTAGACATGGTAGCATGCCATTATTAACATGAGACTTCATCAGCGCTGCAGTTGGCTTTACACCAGGCTGTAAATCTGCACTTTTAAAGCTTCGTAAATTTCAGGATTTAATATTTGTGTTCCTTCCCGCAGATGCCGGTGGCAGTAGGACCGTACGGACAGACCCAGCCCAACTGCTTTGACAGAGTTAAGATGGGCTTCATGATGGGATTCGCTGTAGGGATGGCGGCAGGCGCGATGTTTGGAACCTTCTCCTGTCTGAGGTGAGATCGCTTCCTGCACGTTTCTCACGTCTGCTAATCTGGAAATGAGGCTACAGCACGTACAATGTGCAATCACCTGCTGCTAAGGTTCACCCAGATAGACTTGGTTTAGAAATGTATACACCGCTATGTCTTCAGTTCAGCGCACAGAATAAAAAGTACTGTATAAATAGTTTGATTGGAATCTGGAAGGTTTTCATTTGCTTTGCTATTTGCACAGTTCAAGGTCCAAACTCAGACTTCACGCTGCCGAGTGCATCAGCAGGGCTTTTGATTGGCTGCTTCTTACTTTACTGAAACCTGCTGGACTCAACGCTTCAGAATATGACTTATGGTCCATGTCTGAATACCTGTGGTCTCATTGAACATCTGCAGAGAGCGTGTGGGTTTGAAGGTACGGTCTCTTGAACACTGTCCAAACCCACACGTTCCCATTCAACAAGACCGCACCATCATGTTCCGCACACACGTTAAACAGCATAGACGTTTTGAGTTCTGCCGGTCCACAGGTACACAGACGTGATATTTCTTCTGAAACGTGTGCGGTTTTGTTGAACATGTGGTCTCCATTCCCTCCCCAGGATCGGCATGAGGGGCAGAGAACTGATGGGAGGAGTGGGGAAGACCATGATGCAAAGCGGCGGCACCTTCGGCACCTTCATGGCCATAGGCATGGGTATCCGGTGCTGATACTGCCCGTCGCCAAACTCTTCAGCATGAACACTTCACCACACGCCACCTCGCCAACTTGCATACTCTCTGTACGTGATTATGGTTTCTGGGAGAAACTGCTCCAATAAAGGCTCTGATAATTGACacaaagtgcaaaaaaaaaaaaaaagtcctgggTGTGCCACCTGGCTCTTTGCTAGGGGATTGTTAATGTTTCTAATTTAAAGTTTAAGTATAGTATGGCTGTTCAGGATCTGGGGTGGATTTCAGAGATACAAGCACGCATCCTCCGTTTAGTGTTGGGGATCGACTCCTGTCTTCTGGTCTTGGTGATGCAACTCAAAGTAGccgaggagagggggggggggggggttgggagaaGCTAGTCCAAACCTTGTGGTGCATCGACGTTGGTCCCGTCCAGGGGGTTGACGATGCCTGGGTAATCCTTCCCGAATGACAGATGCTTGATAAAGTGAGTCATGTTGATCTGCAAAGAGACGAGAGGCAGATCAGTTACCCTGCCGACCCCTTCGTATGAAAGTTCAATCAggtaaaagaaaatgtgtgcaCTTAGCTACTTACGTTGTCTAGACCAAAACTCTGTAGATCATGAACTGCAAAGGAAACGCAAGCCGTTTAGGTGAGTGTCATTCTCAGAGCAGTCTGATTTGTGCTTTCAGGGgttaaaatgaatgcaaatggaaCGTTTAGGCTACTTTTTGTTGACTGTGAAACAATATTACTGTTGAATTTTAAAAAACGGAAACCGTGGCATCAGCCTGAATTCAAATTGGATGTAAGCGGTGCAGAGAGAAGTGAATTCTGTGTGAAACAGCAGAAAGGGGTTTTAGTACTTTTGATTTGTGCTCCTTCACCAAATAAATCTGAACTGCAGGTGAAATCAAGCGGTCACAAGCTGATTATTTGCTAAAGACAATTTTAAGAAGCAACAAAATGCTCACACAGTTTAGTGGTTTTCTTTTCCACATAGTTAAGTAACAGGGTAAATGCAGACTTGGTCGGAATGATTGTGtacttttatgttttgtttttttttgccctcaAAGGGACAGATACTAATTTTTGGGGAATATTATATATGggtttttacaaatatttttttaaaaagggggaaaaaacagatcAACTTACTTTCCACAGCGTGCACTGCGGAAAGAAGAGAAATAAAGTCACTACGAGGCGCATGGCATGGGGAAAACAGAAACCCCCCCCtgcccaggagcacagtgggtCAGTCCTGTTTTTACTGAGAATCCCACTGCAATGGGTCTGCCATCATGGCCTATCCCAATGCagagctggggtggggggggctcagTAAAATCAGGTCTCCTTAGATCTTCAagggcaagggggggggggaagtggtCCAGGACACGGACCATTCCCCTATTAGCTTTTCGGCAGTCTGGACAAAGCCAGTCGCTCTGTGCTGACCACAGAAGGTAGGGTGGAGAATGGGGAAGGTCACCGCACACCGGTTAAGCCAGCGTCCAGCGCAGACCAAGATGGGTGACCATTCGATCGAGTCTGAAACGCTGTGGACGCTTCAGTGCTTCTCCAGACCCTTGACTTACTACAAGCCTTCAGCTCAGAACAGACTGTGTATACCTTGTTACTTAATTTGACTTTGATTTGAGTGCCCCTAATGAGTTTCTGCAGcgtaactttaaaaaaaaagaaaaaaaagaaagtcacaCTAGATTCCCAAATGAGGACCTTGGCTTGAAGTGGAACCAGATCTGAGAGTTTATGAACTGGGTTTTATTTATACTTGAAACTGATTCAGACCCGAGAAACCCACCGCTTTAGCAGATTGATTCCCCTCCACAAATCTTTGCCTTCACACACAGTTGTCCTCCTTTGTGAATCTGCTGCCATGTGACTAATTTACTGAGGCCAGTCAGCATAGCAACCGATTGTAAATTTTAGCCTCTTGTTTAAAAGCAGATAGATTTAAAAGCAAAGATAATTATAATGTTAAGGTAGCCATTTCACGCTGATAAGATCTGGTGTTAGTTAGATTATTAGCGTTGCTGTGTCGGAAAGATGCAAGCGAATCATTGCACCCTATTCATTTCTGGTGTTTTAATCTGATTGGACGAATAGCAGAATGTTAGAGACGTGAATCGGACAAAGGGTTAATAAGATTCCAAGGAACTTCAGCTTTGAATGGGAGGCGTTTTCCCAACATTACTCCCCAAAAAGACAAGGCGTGTACCAAGGGAACAGTTCTGGTGTACACCTGGATTCCCCTAATGCTGTACCTGCAGCACCTGCATAACCACCTTAACTTAATCAGTGATTTCAGGGAATCCTGCGGATTAGCATACCGGAAGCCAGAAGCGCAACCCATAATTCTCAGGGTTAGGAGCTAGCTAGCTTTCTCATTGCTCAGCCTCATactggcttccttgactttcattggcacaactctagtCCTCAtcttgacaaatggcaataacagtCTCAAGTTATTTTAGATTCACATacaagaaatttagagtgcagtgtgaaattaagaaaacatgtgtcccaagacttatggagctctGTATAACAGTGAGCAGAAAGTATAGGATCGAAACTCACACAGTTGAGAATATGCAGGAGGAGCAGTGTGCTTAGTTCCCCTGTCCAGTTGAACTGCATCTTGTCAGTACCAGCTACCCACTGCAGctacatttacagtacagtatcacACTGATGCATGCGCACAGGTACGTGGGTAGATTTTCTCTCCGAAGAGAAGAAGCACGTCTTGAATACAAATCTCccttttacaaaaaacatattcaaaGTATTCTGGTATAAATATCCAGGTGCCCTGCTAACTCTAGTCCCTACAATAATCCACAAAATAAGTTTTTCAAAGTCTTTTATCGATTGTCTACCTcaccagagagacagagggtttCTCAGACAGGTTAAGATTCCTCGACTAATTTAAATGGAGATTCTCTATAAAAAACCCAGTGTAGTCAAGGAATGAACTTAATCTGcgtttgttttaatttaatcCAGATGATTGAATTTTAGGATTCTTTTCTGATATATTACAAAGCAAGGTTTGCAAACAGCGTGGGGATGGGAGAAAAGGCTCTGGGCACTATGGGACACAGGTCACAACTGATATCAGCCTTAAAAGATCACGAGCACAAgggcagagggacagggaggaggAGATATCCACGGGCATGCATCAGTGATTTCACTGACCAAGAGACATTTTCTCACTGCACTGTAGTTAGCTCTGGGTTACCCTTTGCCCCAGGCTAAGGCTAACCTAGAGCCATCTTATCGTGTGTTCACACAGGCATTCACACTGGGCATTTGTCTGTGTCTGGGGTTAACCCTGAAAAGTCAGTGCTAAAGCCAGCTAGCCCAGGGACTCAGTTTGGTGCCAGCCCACTTCAGAGTGTGTAAGGGTGAACACTCGCTAAAATCTGTTAGCCCTGGGCTAAGAACAGTGTGAAAAGACCATAGCAACAGACCAAAGCGGTTTAGGAGCAGCATGCCGGATGCATGGAGACCTgcctgaccctggatcagtgaGAAATGCACTTTGGGAGCAGCATGCCAGGTACGTAGAAAGTCTCCGGCCACTCTGGCATTTGCGAGGTGTGAGAATTGGGCAGTCCACTTACCGTGTTTGACTCCTAAACTTTCACACAGCCCATACCCACTGgcaggattttaaaaaataaatttgctaaaatgtctaaaaacatgttttcactttgtcattatgggttatttaTTAGTTATTGTAGATTGGTGGGCAAAATGGCAATTCAatcaattacattaaattacaacaCAAAAGTGCAAAGTGAagaggtctgaatactttctaaaGCCACTGTAGTTAAAACCCACCAGTACATTTAAAACGGTTAGGGCAAGATAGATTAATTAAAACAATGGGAGAGGTGGCCTTCCAGTGCACTCAGGAATCTACTCCTGAAGAACCATTGGCCTGGTGAGAGCTCAATATATTGCCCCGGAAAGAATGTAATAGCCCCTCTTCCCCCAGAAAGTTCACGTGAAACTACTGATGATCCATTTCCTGAGAACAGCCCTCGTATGACTTATCGCTGACAATTGAAGGTACATCTTTAAATGAAGattgtattttctttcata from Conger conger chromosome 14, fConCon1.1, whole genome shotgun sequence encodes:
- the romo1 gene encoding reactive oxygen species modulator 1; protein product: MPVAVGPYGQTQPNCFDRVKMGFMMGFAVGMAAGAMFGTFSCLRIGMRGRELMGGVGKTMMQSGGTFGTFMAIGMGIRC